The following are encoded in a window of Nibricoccus aquaticus genomic DNA:
- a CDS encoding A/G-specific adenine glycosylase, which translates to MASIPSTATNAKHLIAARDAFQRALLDWYRVHHRKLPWRDAPSVYKTIVSELMLQQTQVKTVLPYFARWLAELPDFVALAAAPEARVLKLWEGLGYYSRARNLHKLAKTIAALPAVPRTPSEWRELPGVGPYTAAAVTSISFGAHAAVVDGNVVRILARLTADATEFKDNSTAVKTVTPLADALLNRDHPGDHNQAMMELGATICQRHNPLCTVCPVFAFCAGQKSGDPENFPRLAQKKIEHLAITRAWILHDGKLLLHRAAEGAKRFANMHELPSHADLGLDEATLLATPLLARKKRGITRYQISESIHAFAPDVATRRRLKKNLALHWVPIADLETITLSGPHRRWVTELLAKFPH; encoded by the coding sequence GTGGCTTCCATTCCTTCCACAGCGACCAACGCCAAACACCTCATCGCCGCCCGCGACGCCTTCCAGCGCGCGCTCCTCGACTGGTACCGCGTCCATCACCGCAAGCTCCCCTGGCGCGACGCTCCCTCCGTCTACAAGACCATCGTCTCCGAGCTCATGCTCCAGCAGACGCAGGTGAAAACCGTCCTCCCCTACTTCGCCCGCTGGCTCGCCGAGCTCCCCGACTTCGTCGCCCTCGCCGCCGCCCCCGAAGCCCGCGTCCTCAAACTCTGGGAAGGCCTCGGCTACTACTCCCGCGCGCGCAATCTCCACAAACTCGCCAAAACCATCGCCGCTCTCCCCGCCGTCCCGCGCACGCCCTCCGAGTGGCGCGAACTCCCCGGCGTCGGCCCCTACACCGCCGCCGCCGTCACCAGCATCTCCTTCGGAGCCCACGCCGCCGTCGTCGACGGCAACGTCGTCCGTATCCTCGCCCGCCTGACGGCCGACGCCACGGAATTCAAAGACAACTCCACCGCCGTCAAAACCGTCACCCCGCTGGCCGACGCCCTCCTCAACCGCGACCACCCCGGCGACCACAACCAAGCCATGATGGAACTCGGCGCCACCATCTGCCAGCGCCACAACCCGCTCTGCACCGTCTGCCCCGTCTTCGCTTTCTGCGCCGGACAAAAATCGGGCGACCCCGAAAACTTCCCTCGCCTCGCCCAAAAGAAAATCGAGCACCTCGCCATCACCCGCGCGTGGATACTCCACGATGGCAAACTCCTCCTGCACCGCGCCGCCGAAGGCGCGAAACGCTTCGCCAATATGCACGAGCTCCCCTCCCACGCCGACCTCGGCCTCGACGAAGCCACGCTGCTCGCCACCCCGCTCCTCGCTCGGAAAAAACGCGGCATCACCCGCTACCAGATCAGCGAATCAATCCACGCCTTCGCGCCCGACGTCGCCACCCGCCGCCGCCTCAAAAAAAATCTCGCACTCCACTGGGTTCCCATCGCCGACCTCGAAACCATCACCCTCTCCGGCCCCCACCGCCGCTGGGTGACCGAGCTCCTCGCCAAATTCCCCCATTAA
- the aroA gene encoding 3-phosphoshikimate 1-carboxyvinyltransferase — protein sequence MSLPDLLPIRPFTKPVKGDVTLPGSKSLTNRSLLLAALCDGPVTLTGALFSEDTQLMATALTQLGIPVRTDEASKTIHVTGCGGKIPAQRAEIFVGLAGTAARFLTAFCAAAQSGIYTIDGVPQMRKRPMKGLFDALVSQGAEIKYLGQPGFFPVKIHAHGLRGGPVEIDATESSQMLSAMLMVAPLAAKPLEIKPVGGVREPFVEMTARLMTSFSGLTADRQAGGTYSAPVLSQGARYRNPGTYAIEPDATASSYFAALPLVTGGQIQLSGLRGVGAGLQGDTQFLTIAEKVGATVRLDPTGNHTLTSWSSPAARSGVTASFNTFSDTFLTLAAISPLLSGPTKITGIAHTRKQETDRVAGMACELIKLGQHVIETEDSLEIHPRPLKRDVEIETYHDHRFAMSFGILGCHDLDGNGIPWLSIKDPACCAKTFPHFFDVLGQLWTQSHSD from the coding sequence ATGTCGCTGCCCGATCTCCTGCCCATCCGCCCCTTCACCAAACCCGTGAAAGGCGACGTGACTTTGCCCGGCTCGAAAAGCCTCACCAACCGCTCCCTCCTCCTCGCCGCCCTCTGCGACGGCCCCGTCACGCTCACCGGCGCGCTCTTCAGCGAAGACACGCAGCTCATGGCCACCGCGCTCACCCAGCTCGGCATCCCCGTCCGCACCGACGAAGCCAGTAAAACCATCCACGTCACCGGCTGCGGTGGAAAAATCCCCGCGCAACGCGCCGAAATCTTCGTCGGCCTCGCCGGCACCGCCGCACGCTTCCTCACCGCATTCTGCGCCGCGGCTCAAAGCGGCATCTACACCATCGACGGCGTCCCCCAGATGCGGAAACGCCCGATGAAAGGCCTCTTCGACGCCCTCGTCAGCCAGGGCGCCGAAATCAAATACCTCGGCCAGCCCGGTTTCTTCCCCGTCAAAATCCACGCCCACGGCTTGCGCGGCGGCCCCGTCGAAATCGACGCCACCGAGAGCAGCCAGATGCTCTCCGCCATGCTCATGGTCGCGCCGCTCGCCGCCAAGCCGCTCGAAATCAAACCCGTCGGCGGCGTCCGCGAGCCATTCGTCGAAATGACCGCCAGGCTGATGACCAGCTTCTCCGGCCTGACCGCTGATCGTCAGGCGGGCGGCACCTACAGCGCACCGGTGCTCTCACAAGGCGCGCGCTACCGCAATCCCGGCACCTACGCCATCGAGCCCGACGCCACCGCCTCCAGCTACTTCGCCGCGCTCCCGCTCGTCACCGGCGGCCAGATACAACTCTCCGGCCTTCGCGGTGTCGGCGCCGGTCTGCAAGGCGACACCCAGTTTCTCACCATCGCCGAAAAAGTCGGCGCAACCGTGCGCCTCGACCCCACCGGCAACCACACGCTCACGTCCTGGAGTTCCCCAGCCGCACGCTCCGGAGTGACGGCCAGTTTCAACACCTTCTCCGACACCTTCCTCACGCTTGCCGCGATTTCTCCGCTCCTCAGCGGCCCGACCAAAATCACCGGCATCGCCCACACGCGCAAACAAGAGACCGACCGCGTCGCCGGAATGGCCTGCGAACTCATCAAACTCGGCCAGCACGTGATCGAGACCGAGGACTCACTCGAAATCCACCCACGTCCGCTGAAGCGCGACGTCGAAATCGAGACCTACCACGACCACCGTTTCGCCATGAGCTTCGGCATCCTCGGCTGCCACGACCTCGATGGAAACGGCATCCCGTGGCTCTCCATCAAAGATCCCGCCTGCTGCGCAAAAACTTTCCCCCACTTCTTCGACGTCCTCGGCCAGCTCTGGACGCAATCCCACTCCGACTAA
- a CDS encoding (d)CMP kinase, with product MTDSPFIIVAIDGGAASGKSSTSRALSERFNLLHVDTGSFYRAVTAELLRLKLRADDLPAVRAAVSNLKFGTRLNGRSAQMEINGRVVDSEEIRSPGVNAEVAHFAAISEVRAALLDYQRGQTTTGRKHTFRGLVMEGRDIGSKIFPDADFRFFLFADPVARAKRREQEGREDQVAKRDTLDHQRLVESAQGAELIDSTYLTLEQVVDKISAQLATKLTAA from the coding sequence ATGACCGACTCCCCTTTCATCATCGTCGCCATCGACGGCGGCGCCGCCTCCGGCAAATCCTCCACCTCGCGAGCTCTCAGCGAACGCTTCAACCTGCTGCACGTGGACACCGGCTCCTTCTACCGCGCCGTCACCGCCGAGTTGCTACGCCTAAAACTCCGCGCCGACGATCTGCCCGCCGTCCGCGCTGCCGTCTCCAATCTGAAATTCGGCACGCGCCTCAACGGCCGCAGCGCCCAGATGGAAATCAACGGCCGCGTCGTGGACTCCGAAGAAATCCGCAGCCCCGGCGTCAATGCCGAGGTCGCCCACTTCGCCGCCATCTCCGAAGTCCGCGCCGCTCTCCTCGACTATCAACGCGGTCAGACCACCACCGGCCGCAAACACACGTTCCGCGGCCTCGTCATGGAAGGCCGCGACATCGGCTCAAAGATTTTCCCCGACGCCGATTTCCGTTTCTTCCTCTTCGCCGATCCCGTCGCCCGCGCGAAACGCCGCGAACAAGAAGGCCGCGAAGACCAGGTCGCCAAACGCGACACGCTCGATCACCAGCGCCTTGTTGAAAGCGCCCAGGGCGCCGAGCTCATCGACAGCACTTACCTGACGCTCGAACAGGTCGTGGATAAAATCTCCGCGCAACTCGCCACCAAACTCACCGCCGCATGA
- a CDS encoding lysophospholipid acyltransferase family protein, producing MSYSFRQVEMTRVYGFCHYVFRVIFDIAFRGEVVGLENLPKNGAFIIASNHASHLDPPIVGSLIPKQVCFFARKTLWKKGFASWWLDIVGTIPVDRDGGSDVSAIKRVLQALKNDKVIILFPEGTRSPDGNLQSAKPGVGLLACRTAVPVVPARIFGSFDAFGRDGKVHIPTPVTVVYGKPISPADYDDPSAGKERYQRASERIMTHIAALKKPAETVV from the coding sequence ATGAGCTACAGTTTCCGCCAGGTCGAGATGACCCGCGTCTACGGCTTCTGCCATTACGTGTTCCGCGTGATCTTCGACATCGCCTTCCGCGGCGAAGTCGTCGGCCTGGAAAACCTGCCGAAGAACGGCGCGTTCATCATCGCGTCCAACCACGCCAGCCACCTCGACCCGCCAATCGTCGGCTCCCTGATCCCGAAGCAGGTCTGTTTCTTCGCGAGAAAAACACTTTGGAAAAAAGGCTTCGCCTCCTGGTGGCTCGACATCGTCGGCACTATCCCCGTCGACCGCGACGGCGGCTCCGACGTGAGCGCGATCAAGCGTGTCCTTCAAGCGCTCAAGAACGACAAAGTCATCATCCTCTTCCCCGAAGGCACGCGCTCACCTGACGGAAATCTTCAATCCGCCAAACCCGGCGTCGGCCTCCTCGCCTGCCGGACGGCCGTACCTGTCGTGCCCGCCCGCATCTTCGGCTCATTCGACGCCTTCGGCCGCGACGGCAAAGTCCACATCCCGACTCCCGTTACCGTCGTTTACGGGAAGCCGATTTCTCCCGCCGACTACGACGATCCATCCGCAGGAAAAGAACGCTACCAACGCGCCAGCGAACGCATCATGACGCACATCGCCGCACTGAAAAAACCGGCGGAGACAGTCGTCTGA
- a CDS encoding PhoH family protein → MEILSRVTDPKTQLKVSAKVKTFVLDTNVLLHDPQSIFKFEDNNLAIPVEVLEELDAIKTEQSTERGRNARRVHRILQELLPDSRTMLEGVKLPNGGTLSVIINRYLVDQKFDSPAMQRFRAVLPDFSKKDNRIIACALFVQEQYDPPTILVTKDVNVQLKARAVGLESEDYLNDKVPEAVEETSYREIPVTIYELQRFCSEGEFDLGPDVGKDLFLNEYILLRSNEGKTMPARFYGNGSVRRLKIPDFVKAPGGIPIRPRNLEQQFFMDALLDESLSMVTCFGKAGTGKTLISIACALHQTHDDHSHYDGLSISRPVIALGKDIGFLPGTLEEKMKPWLQPYFDALEVMLPSKPQKEPQFAAKKVSKKHKKKQYEDAALQAAPAPAVHSNHHHGNGNGGQPIKPYEKLIKSGLVEIEALAFIRGRSIARRFFILDEAQQLTPHEVKTIITRISEGSKIVLIGDPAQIDNPYVDSRSNGLVYCYNRMKGQSLAAHITLMKGERSKLAELAADLL, encoded by the coding sequence ATGGAAATTCTGAGCAGGGTCACAGACCCCAAAACACAGCTCAAGGTGTCCGCGAAGGTGAAAACCTTCGTTTTGGACACAAACGTCCTACTTCACGATCCACAGTCGATCTTCAAGTTTGAGGACAACAACCTCGCCATCCCAGTCGAGGTCTTGGAAGAGCTGGACGCCATCAAGACTGAACAATCCACCGAGCGCGGCCGCAATGCGCGCCGGGTGCATCGAATCCTTCAGGAGTTACTGCCCGATTCCCGGACGATGCTCGAAGGCGTCAAGCTGCCTAACGGCGGCACGCTCTCGGTGATTATTAACCGGTATCTGGTTGATCAAAAATTCGATTCTCCGGCGATGCAGCGCTTCCGCGCGGTGCTCCCGGATTTCTCGAAAAAGGATAACCGGATCATCGCGTGCGCGCTTTTCGTGCAGGAGCAGTACGATCCGCCGACGATCCTCGTGACCAAGGACGTCAACGTGCAGCTTAAAGCGCGCGCGGTCGGTCTCGAGTCAGAGGACTATCTCAACGACAAGGTGCCCGAGGCCGTCGAAGAGACGTCCTACCGCGAGATCCCGGTCACGATTTATGAACTCCAGCGCTTTTGCTCGGAGGGTGAATTCGATCTCGGTCCTGATGTCGGCAAAGACCTTTTCTTAAACGAGTACATCCTCCTGCGTTCGAATGAAGGAAAGACGATGCCCGCCCGTTTCTATGGAAACGGATCTGTGCGCCGTCTGAAAATTCCTGACTTCGTGAAAGCGCCCGGCGGTATTCCGATCCGGCCGCGCAATCTTGAGCAGCAGTTCTTCATGGATGCGCTGCTCGACGAGTCGTTGTCGATGGTGACGTGCTTCGGAAAAGCCGGCACGGGCAAGACGCTGATCTCGATCGCGTGCGCGCTGCATCAGACGCACGACGATCATTCGCACTACGACGGCCTTTCGATTTCCAGGCCGGTGATCGCCCTGGGTAAGGACATCGGTTTTCTCCCTGGCACTCTCGAGGAAAAGATGAAGCCGTGGCTCCAGCCGTATTTCGATGCGCTGGAAGTCATGCTGCCGTCGAAGCCTCAGAAAGAGCCGCAGTTCGCCGCGAAGAAGGTTTCGAAGAAGCATAAGAAGAAACAGTACGAAGACGCCGCTCTTCAGGCCGCGCCGGCTCCGGCGGTTCATTCGAATCATCATCATGGCAACGGGAATGGTGGGCAGCCGATCAAGCCCTATGAGAAACTCATCAAGAGCGGGCTCGTTGAGATCGAAGCACTCGCATTCATCCGCGGTCGCTCGATTGCGCGCCGGTTCTTCATCCTCGATGAAGCACAGCAACTGACGCCGCATGAAGTGAAGACGATCATCACGCGTATTTCCGAAGGCTCGAAGATCGTACTCATCGGTGATCCTGCGCAGATCGACAATCCGTACGTCGATTCGCGCAGCAACGGCCTCGTCTATTGCTACAACCGCATGAAGGGCCAGTCACTCGCCGCGCATATCACGCTGATGAAGGGCGAGCGCTCCAAGCTCGCTGAACTAGCAGCGGATCTGCTCTGA
- a CDS encoding response regulator — MKPKENKTILVVDDNEQALTLVKEALSTRGFNVMTYNRGTNAMAFLDSKKGDVVDLVIIDLVMPDVDGMELAGKILAKRPEIKILVMSGYADDVVVHGIFEKKSVDFLGKPFSIRDLFTKVSVLLAQTA; from the coding sequence GTGAAACCCAAAGAGAACAAAACCATCCTGGTAGTTGATGACAACGAACAGGCTTTGACGCTCGTTAAAGAAGCGCTGTCCACGCGTGGTTTTAATGTGATGACCTATAATCGCGGGACTAACGCGATGGCCTTTCTCGATTCCAAGAAAGGCGATGTCGTGGATTTGGTCATCATTGACTTGGTGATGCCTGATGTGGATGGGATGGAACTCGCGGGTAAAATCCTGGCGAAGCGGCCCGAGATTAAAATTCTCGTGATGTCCGGATATGCCGACGATGTCGTCGTTCACGGAATTTTTGAGAAGAAGAGCGTCGATTTTCTTGGGAAGCCTTTCAGCATCCGGGATTTATTTACCAAGGTGAGCGTGCTGCTGGCGCAAACTGCGTAG